In the Nilaparvata lugens isolate BPH chromosome 9, ASM1435652v1, whole genome shotgun sequence genome, one interval contains:
- the LOC111057328 gene encoding location of vulva defective 1 isoform X2 codes for MKFSSSNSDMRDLSWKLVIFLIHFLYVQHVWGKAIPDDPLDELDGSVTQTTVKKSSKTEKHSVQYDSEEEEEDDHTSKLLAKQEMALVKKRELALSKAPKTKLVAGDDVLDADTEFEIEEIDGEPVVKEVTKITKYHTLPAVEAKKKKKKIIKFESEEEAEEMMKMAKEKAIGRRVKGKLSSLLGKNKMSQKSVKQKIGGRFTSHLSGEDIDEDKITTMMRKRKKRGKTSKFESSQFSSNEYSSSEFSGGSNLLLIGKKPSKITTTTIVTDEGNGDEEEKTVETTITEGVNEEGERVVEETTTTVTEEDDGDIITEETKTTVTEEGDGTTTTEETTTTVTEEEDGDVETEQTTTTVTEDEDGTITTEESTTTVTEEDDGDKIIEETTTKVTEDEDGTTTTEETTTTVTEEDDGDTTLEKITEVLTEDEDGTTTTEETVTTITEEDDGDVKTEESTTIEREDEDGTTTTEETVITITEDDDGDKTTEETTTTVTENGDGTITTEEITTTLTEEDDGDVEREETTTVVTEDEDGTKYTVETTVTEDNDDGIITTEETTVTEDEDGDKTIVETTTVETENDDGSTTTEETTTTVVEDDDGDKTTEETTTVVTEDVDGNILPEETEYDSGDEAFDAITEYEPPPEDDISIEPEEIEYDSGDVALDAISAYEPPEEPPGDDILIKPEELDDALTETTITTITDGMMPPQMETVTVPAPEVMTVHVVDDDITGSKSSKTTKIVTTITTSSKTKSMLPVITDEFSIDGIEEEVTTVTITKKMKRNKRTRKIISEEENVSSSTLINGVPVGGNLRLQEILATYCKRYYCFESHLNAGTDSLFFEGDDIDDGMETTTKTVTSTETIECHSEYNKDICYAIGMSEQSHGNIVISSDRTSGEHYTGTQHTTVTEHGPTIEETTTTVTETEGETSSGYPLEDIETESLVYEEPPQVEVEPPGDEGMIIDEVGPLDDLGPLVDGEDDDTTEHTTTVVTENDDGTTTTEETTTTVTEEDDGDKIIEETTISVTEGDDGPTTTEETVTTITEEDDGDVETEETTTVVTEDDDGTITTEETTTTVVEEDDGDVKTEETTTIVTEDDDGTITTEETTTTVVEEDDGDVKTEETTTVVTEDDDGTITTEETTTTVVEEDDGDVKTEETTTVVTEDDDGTITTEETTTTVVEEDDGDVKTEETTTIVTEDDDGTITTEETTTTVVEEDDGDVKTEETTTIVTEDDDGTTTTEETVTTITEEDDGDVKSEETTTVVTEDDDGTITTEETTTTVVEEDDGDVKTEETTTIVTEDEDGTTTTEETVTTITEDDDGDKTTEESTTIVTEDEDGTTTTEETVTTITEEDDGDVKTEESTTIVTEDEDGTTTTEETVTTITEEEDGEKTTEETRITVVEDDDGDEIKKETITIIHEDGDDVAESAVIVTGGGGGKHIKGKKFTVMSGGMGAFKESNKQASSMMSSIEQSHHLHVAGRRPRKNRKWRKKKTGLSGYASSLEMMEEEAEWEMILMEMAEERAEEYGMTLEEYMEEEEFQELLELGMEEEELIISGGWEAYEEMKARQKAERMMLEQRMLEQRMMEEEMEMWEAASKGSKASAKSYHSSSSSMASKKHQTASTSSANSFVYDDDIDIDDDTITF; via the exons GATGATCCTCTTGATGAGTTGGATGGATCAGTTACACAAACGACTGTGAAGAAGAGCTCTAAAACGGAAAAGCATTCGGTCCAATATGATtcggaagaagaggaagaagacgatCACACTTCAAAGCTACTAGCCAAACAAGAAATGGCCCTGGTCAAGAAACGGGAGCTGGCTCTCAGCAAAGCGCCCAAAACTAAACTGGTGGCTGGAGATGATGTTCTAGATGCTGACACTGAGTTCGAGATCGAAGAGATAGATGGAGAGCCGGTTGTGAAAGAGGTGACAAAAATCACCAAGTACCATACTTTGCCAGCTGTTGAGgctaagaaaaagaagaaaaaaattatcaaatttgagaGTGAAGAGGAAGCAGAAGAGATGATGAAGATGGCGAAAGAAAAAGCTATAGGGAGGCGAGTGAAGGGGAAACTGAGTAGTCTCCTAGGTAAGAACAAGATGTCACAGAAGTCTGTCAAACAGAAGATTGGTGGAAGATTCACGTCCCACCTTTCAGGAGAAGATATTGACGAAGACAAGATAACAAcaatgatgaggaagaggaagaaacgCGGGAAAACCAGTAAGTTTGAAAGCTCTCAATTCTCGTCCAATGAATATTCTTCATCAGAGTTCTCAGGAGGCAGTAATTTGTTGTTGATTGGAAAGAAACCATCCAAAATCACAACAACCACAATTGTTACAGATGAAGGGAatggtgatgaggaggagaaaacTGTGGAGACCACGATAACAGAGGGTGTGAATGAGGAAGGGGAGAGGGTGGTGGAGGAGACAACCACAACAGTCACAGAGGAAGATGATGGTGATATAATCACAGAAGAGACGAAGACAACAGTCACAGAGGAAGGAGATGGAACTACCACCACAgaagaaaccacaaccacagtCACCGAGGAGGAAGATGGAGACGTGGAGACAGAGCAGACAACCACAACAGTCACCGAGGATGAAGATGGAACAATCACAACTGAGGAATCAACAACTACTGTCACTGAGGAGGATGATGGAGACAAAATAATTGAGGAGACAACAACGAAAGTCACTGAGGATGAAGATGGAACCACTACCACTgaagaaaccacaaccacagtTACTGAGGAGGATGATGGGGACACAACCTTGGAGAAGATCACTGAAGTTCTGACTGAAGATGAGGATGGGACAACAACAACAGAAGAAACTGTCACCACGATCACAGAGGAAGATGATGGTGATGTCAAAACTGAGGAATCCACAACAATTGAGAGAGAAGATGAGGATGGGACAACAACAACAGAAGAAACTGTCATCACGATCACAGAGGATGATGATGGTGACAAGACAACAGAGGAGACAACAACCACAGTGACAGAGAATGGTGATGGGACAATCACAACTGAAGAGATCACAACCACACTTACGGAGGAGGATGATGGAGATGTGGAAAGAGAAGAAACCACAACAGTGGTTACTGAAGATGAAGATGGAACAAAATACACGGTAGAGACAACAGTCACAGAAGACAATGATGATGGGATAATAACCACTGAGGAAACAACTGTAACAGAAGATGAAGATGGTGACAAAACGATTGTGGAGACCACAACGGTTGAGACCGAAAATGACGATGGAAGCACCACAACAGAAGAGACAACTACCACTGTGGTAGAggatgatgatggtgataaAACCACTGAGGAAACTACAACAGTAGTTACTGAAGATGTAGATGGGAATATATTACCGGAAGAAACCGAATATGATTCTGGAGATGAAGCATTTGATGCAATCACTGAATATGAACCACCTCCTGAAGATGACATTTCTATCGAGCCAGAGGAAATTGAATATGATTCTGGAGATGTAGCATTGGATGCTATCAGTGCATATGAACCACCAGAAGAACCTCCAGGAGATGACATTTTGATCAAGCCAGAGGAGCTTGATGACGCCTTAACTGAAACTACAATAACAACAATCACAGATGGTATGATGCCACCTCAAATGGAAACTGTGACAGTTCCAGCTCCTGAGGTGATGACTGTGCATGTGGTGGATGATGATATCACAGGGTCAAAATCTAGTAAAACAACGAAAATTGTCACAACAATCACAACTTCATCCAAAACAAAATCTATGTTACCTGTGATAActgatgaattttcaattgatggtATTGAAGAGGAAGTGACAACTGTCACAATCACAAAGAAGATGAAACGTAATAAGAGgacaagaaaaataatttcagaGGAAGAAAATGTTTCTTCATCAACTCTTATCAATGGAGTACCAGTGGGAGGTAATCTTAGACTCCAAGAAATACTGGCCACATACTGCAAGAGGTACTATTGCTTTGAGTCCCATTTGAATGCAGGTACAGATTCACTATTTTTCGAAGGAGATGATATTGACGATGGAATGGAAACTACAACAAAAACTGTTACATCAACTGAGACAATAGAATGTCATTCAGAATATAACAAAGATATTTGCTATGCTATTGGAATGTCAGAGCAAAGTCATGGGAATATTGTCATATCATCTGACAGGACAAGTGGAGAGCACTATACAGGAACACAACACACTACAGTGACTGAACATGGGCCAACGATTGAAGAGACTACTACCACAGTGACTGAAACTGAGGGAGAAACATCAAGTGGATATCCATTGGAAGATATAGAAACAGAGTCTCTGGTTTATGAGGAGCCACCACAGGTTGAAGTAGAACCACCAGGTGATGAGGGGATGATTATTGATGAAGTGGGACCACTAGATGATCTTGGACCATTAGTTGATGGCGAAGATGATGACACAACTGAACATACAACAACTGTTGTGACAGAAAATGATGATGGTACAACAACAACAGAGGAAACGACAACCACTGTCACTGAGGAGGATGATGGGGACAAAATAATTGAGGAAACAACAATCAGCGTGACTGAGGGGGATGATGGGCCAACAACTACAGAAGAAACTGTCACCACAATCACAGAGGAAGATGATGGTGATGTCGAAACTGAAGAGACTACGACCGTAGTCACTGAAGATGATGATGGGACAATAACCACTGAAGAGACGACAACAACAGTGGTGGAAGAGGATGATGGTGATGTCAAAACTGAAGAGACTACGACCATAGTCACTGAAGATGATGATGGGACAATAACCACTGAAGAAACGACAACAACAGTGGTCGAAGAGGATGATGGTGATGTCAAAACTGAAGAGACTACGACTGTAGTCACTGAAGATGATGATGGGACAATAACCACTGAAGAGACGACAACAACAGTGGTCGAAGAGGATGATGGTGATGTCAAAACTGAAGAGACTACGACTGTAGTCACTGAAGATGATGATGGGACAATAACCACTGAAGAGACGACAACAACAGTGGTCGAAGAGGATGATGGTGATGTCAAAACTGAAGAGACTACGACCATAGTCACTGAAGATGATGATGGGACAATAACCACTGAAGAGACGACAACAACAGTGGTCGAAGAGGATGATGGTGATGTCAAAACTGAAGAGACTACGACTATAGTCACTGAAGATGATGATGGGACAACCACCACTGAAGAAACTGTCACCACAATCACAGAGGAAGATGATGGTGATGTCAAAAGTGAAGAGACTACGACCGTAGTCACTGAAGATGATGATGGGACGATAACCACTGAAGAGACGACAACAACAGTGGTGGAAGAGGATGATGGAGATGTGAAAACTGAGGAGACCACAACAATTGTGACAGAAGATGAGGATGGGACAACAACAACTGAAGAAACTGTCACCACAATCACAGAGGATGATGATGGTGACAAGACAACTGAGGAGTCCACAACAATTGTGACTGAAGATGAGGATGGGACAACAACAACTGAAGAAACTGTCACCACGATCACCGAGGAAGATGATGGTGATGTCAAAACTGAGGAATCCACAACAATTGTGACTGAAGATGAGGATGGGACAACAACAACAGAAGAAACTGTCACCACAATcacagaggaggaggatggtgaAAAGACAACTGAAGAAACAAGAATCACTGTTGTCGAAGATGATGATGGAGATGAAATTAAGAAAGAGACAATAACCATTATCCATGAGGATGGTGATGATGTTGCAGAATCAGCTGTTATCGTGACCGGTGGAGGGGGAGGTAAGCATATCAAAGGCAAAAAGTTCACAGTCATGAGTGGCGGAATGGGTGCATTCAAGGAATCGAATAAACAGGCCAGTTCCATGATGTCCTCCATTGAACAATCACATCACTTGCATGTGGCAGGTCGACGC CCCAGAAAAAATCGTAAGTGgagaaaaaagaaaactggATTGAGTGGTTATGCCTCG AGCTTGGAAATGATGGAAGAAGAAGCTGAATGGGAGATGATTCTAATGGAGATGGCCGAAGAGAGAGCAGAAGAGTATGGGATGACCTTGGAAGAATACATGGAGGAGGAAGAATTCCAAGAGCTGCTGGAACTCGGCATGGAAGAGGAGGAACTGATAATTTCGGGAGGATGGGAGGCTTACGAAGAGATGAAAGCTAGACAGAAAGCCGAAAGGATGATGTTGGAGCAGAGGATGTTGGAGCAGAGAATGATGGAAGAAGAAATGGAAATGTGGGAG
- the LOC111057328 gene encoding location of vulva defective 1 isoform X3, translating into MKFSSSNSDMRDLSWKLVIFLIHFLYVQHVWGKAIPDDPLDELDGSVTQTTVKKSSKTEKHSVQYDSEEEEEDDHTSKLLAKQEMALVKKRELALSKAPKTKLVAGDDVLDADTEFEIEEIDGEPVVKEVTKITKYHTLPAVEAKKKKKKIIKFESEEEAEEMMKMAKEKAIGRRVKGKLSSLLGKNKMSQKSVKQKIGGRFTSHLSGEDIDEDKITTMMRKRKKRGKTSKFESSQFSSNEYSSSEFSGGSNLLLIGKKPSKITTTTIVTDEGNGDEEEKTVETTITEGVNEEGERVVEETTTTVTEEDDGDIITEETKTTVTEEGDGTTTTEETTTTVTEEEDGDVETEQTTTTVTEDEDGTITTEESTTTVTEEDDGDKIIEETTTKVTEDEDGTTTTEETTTTVTEEDDGDTTLEKITEVLTEDEDGTTTTEETVTTITEEDDGDVKTEESTTIEREDEDGTTTTEETVITITEDDDGDKTTEETTTTVTENGDGTITTEEITTTLTEEDDGDVEREETTTVVTEDEDGTKYTVETTVTEDNDDGIITTEETTVTEDEDGDKTIVETTTVETENDDGSTTTEETTTTVVEDDDGDKTTEETTTVVTEDVDGNILPEETEYDSGDEAFDAITEYEPPPEDDISIEPEEIEYDSGDVALDAISAYEPPEEPPGDDILIKPEELDDALTETTITTITDGMMPPQMETVTVPAPEVMTVHVVDDDITGSKSSKTTKIVTTITTSSKTKSMLPVITDEFSIDGIEEEVTTVTITKKMKRNKRTRKIISEEENVSSSTLINGVPVGGNLRLQEILATYCKRYYCFESHLNAGTDSLFFEGDDIDDGMETTTKTVTSTETIECHSEYNKDICYAIGMSEQSHGNIVISSDRTSGEHYTGTQHTTVTEHGPTIEETTTTVTETEGETSSGYPLEDIETESLVYEEPPQVEVEPPGDEGMIIDEVGPLDDLGPLVDGEDDDTTEHTTTVVTENDDGTTTTEETTTTVTEEDDGDKIIEETTISVTEGDDGPTTTEETVTTITEEDDGDVETEETTTVVTEDDDGTITTEETTTTVVEEDDGDVKTEETTTIVTEDDDGTITTEETTTTVVEEDDGDVKTEETTTVVTEDDDGTITTEETTTTVVEEDDGDVKTEETTTVVTEDDDGTITTEETTTTVVEEDDGDVKTEETTTIVTEDDDGTITTEETTTTVVEEDDGDVKTEETTTIVTEDDDGTTTTEETVTTITEEDDGDVKSEETTTVVTEDDDGTITTEETTTTVVEEDDGDVKTEETTTIVTEDEDGTTTTEETVTTITEDDDGDKTTEESTTIVTEDEDGTTTTEETVTTITEEDDGDVKTEESTTIVTEDEDGTTTTEETVTTITEEEDGEKTTEETRITVVEDDDGDEIKKETITIIHEDGDDVAESAVIVTGGGGGKHIKGKKFTVMSGGMGAFKESNKQASSMMSSIEQSHHLHVAGRRPRKNRKWRKKKTGLSGYASAASKGSKASAKSYHSSSSSMASKKHQTASTSSANSFVYDDDIDIDDDTITF; encoded by the exons GATGATCCTCTTGATGAGTTGGATGGATCAGTTACACAAACGACTGTGAAGAAGAGCTCTAAAACGGAAAAGCATTCGGTCCAATATGATtcggaagaagaggaagaagacgatCACACTTCAAAGCTACTAGCCAAACAAGAAATGGCCCTGGTCAAGAAACGGGAGCTGGCTCTCAGCAAAGCGCCCAAAACTAAACTGGTGGCTGGAGATGATGTTCTAGATGCTGACACTGAGTTCGAGATCGAAGAGATAGATGGAGAGCCGGTTGTGAAAGAGGTGACAAAAATCACCAAGTACCATACTTTGCCAGCTGTTGAGgctaagaaaaagaagaaaaaaattatcaaatttgagaGTGAAGAGGAAGCAGAAGAGATGATGAAGATGGCGAAAGAAAAAGCTATAGGGAGGCGAGTGAAGGGGAAACTGAGTAGTCTCCTAGGTAAGAACAAGATGTCACAGAAGTCTGTCAAACAGAAGATTGGTGGAAGATTCACGTCCCACCTTTCAGGAGAAGATATTGACGAAGACAAGATAACAAcaatgatgaggaagaggaagaaacgCGGGAAAACCAGTAAGTTTGAAAGCTCTCAATTCTCGTCCAATGAATATTCTTCATCAGAGTTCTCAGGAGGCAGTAATTTGTTGTTGATTGGAAAGAAACCATCCAAAATCACAACAACCACAATTGTTACAGATGAAGGGAatggtgatgaggaggagaaaacTGTGGAGACCACGATAACAGAGGGTGTGAATGAGGAAGGGGAGAGGGTGGTGGAGGAGACAACCACAACAGTCACAGAGGAAGATGATGGTGATATAATCACAGAAGAGACGAAGACAACAGTCACAGAGGAAGGAGATGGAACTACCACCACAgaagaaaccacaaccacagtCACCGAGGAGGAAGATGGAGACGTGGAGACAGAGCAGACAACCACAACAGTCACCGAGGATGAAGATGGAACAATCACAACTGAGGAATCAACAACTACTGTCACTGAGGAGGATGATGGAGACAAAATAATTGAGGAGACAACAACGAAAGTCACTGAGGATGAAGATGGAACCACTACCACTgaagaaaccacaaccacagtTACTGAGGAGGATGATGGGGACACAACCTTGGAGAAGATCACTGAAGTTCTGACTGAAGATGAGGATGGGACAACAACAACAGAAGAAACTGTCACCACGATCACAGAGGAAGATGATGGTGATGTCAAAACTGAGGAATCCACAACAATTGAGAGAGAAGATGAGGATGGGACAACAACAACAGAAGAAACTGTCATCACGATCACAGAGGATGATGATGGTGACAAGACAACAGAGGAGACAACAACCACAGTGACAGAGAATGGTGATGGGACAATCACAACTGAAGAGATCACAACCACACTTACGGAGGAGGATGATGGAGATGTGGAAAGAGAAGAAACCACAACAGTGGTTACTGAAGATGAAGATGGAACAAAATACACGGTAGAGACAACAGTCACAGAAGACAATGATGATGGGATAATAACCACTGAGGAAACAACTGTAACAGAAGATGAAGATGGTGACAAAACGATTGTGGAGACCACAACGGTTGAGACCGAAAATGACGATGGAAGCACCACAACAGAAGAGACAACTACCACTGTGGTAGAggatgatgatggtgataaAACCACTGAGGAAACTACAACAGTAGTTACTGAAGATGTAGATGGGAATATATTACCGGAAGAAACCGAATATGATTCTGGAGATGAAGCATTTGATGCAATCACTGAATATGAACCACCTCCTGAAGATGACATTTCTATCGAGCCAGAGGAAATTGAATATGATTCTGGAGATGTAGCATTGGATGCTATCAGTGCATATGAACCACCAGAAGAACCTCCAGGAGATGACATTTTGATCAAGCCAGAGGAGCTTGATGACGCCTTAACTGAAACTACAATAACAACAATCACAGATGGTATGATGCCACCTCAAATGGAAACTGTGACAGTTCCAGCTCCTGAGGTGATGACTGTGCATGTGGTGGATGATGATATCACAGGGTCAAAATCTAGTAAAACAACGAAAATTGTCACAACAATCACAACTTCATCCAAAACAAAATCTATGTTACCTGTGATAActgatgaattttcaattgatggtATTGAAGAGGAAGTGACAACTGTCACAATCACAAAGAAGATGAAACGTAATAAGAGgacaagaaaaataatttcagaGGAAGAAAATGTTTCTTCATCAACTCTTATCAATGGAGTACCAGTGGGAGGTAATCTTAGACTCCAAGAAATACTGGCCACATACTGCAAGAGGTACTATTGCTTTGAGTCCCATTTGAATGCAGGTACAGATTCACTATTTTTCGAAGGAGATGATATTGACGATGGAATGGAAACTACAACAAAAACTGTTACATCAACTGAGACAATAGAATGTCATTCAGAATATAACAAAGATATTTGCTATGCTATTGGAATGTCAGAGCAAAGTCATGGGAATATTGTCATATCATCTGACAGGACAAGTGGAGAGCACTATACAGGAACACAACACACTACAGTGACTGAACATGGGCCAACGATTGAAGAGACTACTACCACAGTGACTGAAACTGAGGGAGAAACATCAAGTGGATATCCATTGGAAGATATAGAAACAGAGTCTCTGGTTTATGAGGAGCCACCACAGGTTGAAGTAGAACCACCAGGTGATGAGGGGATGATTATTGATGAAGTGGGACCACTAGATGATCTTGGACCATTAGTTGATGGCGAAGATGATGACACAACTGAACATACAACAACTGTTGTGACAGAAAATGATGATGGTACAACAACAACAGAGGAAACGACAACCACTGTCACTGAGGAGGATGATGGGGACAAAATAATTGAGGAAACAACAATCAGCGTGACTGAGGGGGATGATGGGCCAACAACTACAGAAGAAACTGTCACCACAATCACAGAGGAAGATGATGGTGATGTCGAAACTGAAGAGACTACGACCGTAGTCACTGAAGATGATGATGGGACAATAACCACTGAAGAGACGACAACAACAGTGGTGGAAGAGGATGATGGTGATGTCAAAACTGAAGAGACTACGACCATAGTCACTGAAGATGATGATGGGACAATAACCACTGAAGAAACGACAACAACAGTGGTCGAAGAGGATGATGGTGATGTCAAAACTGAAGAGACTACGACTGTAGTCACTGAAGATGATGATGGGACAATAACCACTGAAGAGACGACAACAACAGTGGTCGAAGAGGATGATGGTGATGTCAAAACTGAAGAGACTACGACTGTAGTCACTGAAGATGATGATGGGACAATAACCACTGAAGAGACGACAACAACAGTGGTCGAAGAGGATGATGGTGATGTCAAAACTGAAGAGACTACGACCATAGTCACTGAAGATGATGATGGGACAATAACCACTGAAGAGACGACAACAACAGTGGTCGAAGAGGATGATGGTGATGTCAAAACTGAAGAGACTACGACTATAGTCACTGAAGATGATGATGGGACAACCACCACTGAAGAAACTGTCACCACAATCACAGAGGAAGATGATGGTGATGTCAAAAGTGAAGAGACTACGACCGTAGTCACTGAAGATGATGATGGGACGATAACCACTGAAGAGACGACAACAACAGTGGTGGAAGAGGATGATGGAGATGTGAAAACTGAGGAGACCACAACAATTGTGACAGAAGATGAGGATGGGACAACAACAACTGAAGAAACTGTCACCACAATCACAGAGGATGATGATGGTGACAAGACAACTGAGGAGTCCACAACAATTGTGACTGAAGATGAGGATGGGACAACAACAACTGAAGAAACTGTCACCACGATCACCGAGGAAGATGATGGTGATGTCAAAACTGAGGAATCCACAACAATTGTGACTGAAGATGAGGATGGGACAACAACAACAGAAGAAACTGTCACCACAATcacagaggaggaggatggtgaAAAGACAACTGAAGAAACAAGAATCACTGTTGTCGAAGATGATGATGGAGATGAAATTAAGAAAGAGACAATAACCATTATCCATGAGGATGGTGATGATGTTGCAGAATCAGCTGTTATCGTGACCGGTGGAGGGGGAGGTAAGCATATCAAAGGCAAAAAGTTCACAGTCATGAGTGGCGGAATGGGTGCATTCAAGGAATCGAATAAACAGGCCAGTTCCATGATGTCCTCCATTGAACAATCACATCACTTGCATGTGGCAGGTCGACGC CCCAGAAAAAATCGTAAGTGgagaaaaaagaaaactggATTGAGTGGTTATGCCTCG